ATTTCTGTCCTGTGTTTATGGTGGTGATGGTTGGCAATGGCCTATTAGCCATGACTCTCCACTACAGCCTCAACCTCCAGACTAACATGTATTTCCTCCTGGTCAACCCTGCCCAGCTCCATGTGATCTACATGTCAGTGATCCTACCCTAGGTCCTGCAGAGCCTGGTAGCCAAGAACACCATTTCTTTCAGGAGTTTCGTCACCCAAATATTTGTCTTTACCTGGATCCTGCATATTGAGCTACTCCTTCCCTGCCATGGCCTCCAACCTCTGCCTAGCCATTTGCTGGCCTTTGCACTACAGCACCCTCATTAATTGATGGGCCTGTGTGGCCCTGGTAACTTTTGTGTGGTTCAGGGGGGTTCTCAACTGCTGTTGCTCACCTGCTTCATTTTGATGCTGttcttctgtgactccagtctgAGCTCACAATTTATCTGTGAGGTCCCATTGATATTGTTGCTATCCTGTAGCTACACCTTCGTCAACAATGTCATGAAAGTCAGACATGTTCATTAGTGTCCTAAACTTCTTACTGACCATGTTGTCCAATGATTTCCTCACCACTAGCATCCTGCACATCTGCTCAGCTGAGGGCAAGAAGTGTGCTTTCTCTAGCTGCTCTGCCCACCTTGTAGTGATCACCCTGCGTTGCTCCATAGTATCCTACACCTGTATTCAGCCCATGGTGGGATCTACTGGTTCCTGGACAAGGCCATAATCATTTTGTATACCACCATGACTCCATATCTCAGTCTTCTCATTTACAGCCTGAGAAGTGAGGAATTCAAAACATCCCTCATAAAACTATATTCCCCTTATAGACTGTAAGATTAGAGAGGAACACTGGAATCATTTATGCATTCCCTGACTATAGATTGGATAGGCTAAGACATCACCTTGGACCACATGTCCAAGTCAATGTATAAAGAAAACCTCACTTTCTACTGGATTtgtctcttttaaaatacattttaattaactcATGCATTTTCACATATCTAACACATTCAAGTGTATTTAACTATAAgtacagtgctcttaaccattaagctaCTTCTGTGACTCATTGACTCAGACCTCACTGCTAATTAAGAACGGACTGTAAGTTCTTTGGGGAGACATAATTCAACTCCTTGAACTTCAGTCCCCACAGCCTCTAGTTGTGTTGTCACGGGGATGAGGAACCTCTGCTCTCAGCCCATGCTTCCTGTAGACTCTCATTGCCCTAGCTTGATTCTTTACATCTTTCCTATTAGCACTTCATAACATTCTTGAAGCATAGTTTGTATTCCAGCTTGAAGGAAGGATTTCCATTATAGAAGAATATAATGAGCTTGACAACCGCTGATGCCTACTGAACCTCTCCTGATCCAACACACAGAGACTAGAAACAGACACCAGCACAGTAGCCTGTattttgagttttcctgccttgcccacagtcaggacaatagccactcagatccaaccaagtaaacacagagacttatattgcttacaaactgtatggctgtggcaggcttcttgctaactgttcttatatcttaaattaacccatttttataatctataccttgccacatgtcttgtagcttaccagtgtctttacatgctccttgtcatgtgaagtgtctccttctgccttcctgttccttcttttctcctctgttagtcccgcctatacttcctgcctagccactggctaatcagtgttttatttattgaccaatcagagtaatttgacatacagaccatcccacagcagtagccCTTTCCTAGATACAGTGCCATATCAGTGGTTTGCTTAGTCACAGTTTTGACTTAGATCCCAGTGCCAGGTTTGTTTTGTGTGACCTGACATTTCCTGGAGGGTCATTGCTTTATGTTGCATGTTGTAGGTAATGTTAACATGACATAAGGCATGTCTCATGATAAGAATTCCCAAATAATGTATCTATGAGATGTGTTTGTGACCATTTGTATACTTGTGATGGGGGAATTATCAGTTGTGCTGTAGCTTAAATCACAGGCATGAAATTAATAATAGAAGAAAGGGCATAAAACATGACTTAAAGATGAAGCAAAGAGTGTCAAAGAAATCCACAGGCAAATTAGACCCGGGCCAGTGGTTCACAGATGTTACTTTTTGTTGTCACCATAACTGAATCCAGAATCacctaggacagtggttctcaaccttcctaaaacTGCAACCTTTTAATGCAattgttcctcatgttgtaggtGACCCcttaccataaaattattctcattgctacttcgtaactgtaagtttgatactgctatgaatcataatgtaaatatctggtatttcggatggtcttaagtgaccccaGGTTGTTCAACTCCcataggggtcatgacccacaggttgagaaacactgacctAGGAGCTCACCAGAGGACACATTTGTCCATACAGTTGAGTGTTTCCAGAAAGAATTCACTGAAGCAGGGGATCTATTCTCTATGTGGGTAACAGCATTTCATGGACTGGGGACTGGAAAGCATGGGctaaagggaaaaggagaaagccagttgGGCACAGGTGCTCCTCTAATATGCATTCTGGGCTGCCATGATAGGAAGACACCCCCACTGTCCCCAGTGCCATAAAGCCCTGCCTCATGATAGACAAAGCAAAGAGCTGAGTGTCCATGGACTGAATCCTCTGAAAACACGAGACAGAACACAAGTTTTGAAAAGGTATTTTGGTCACAAGGTTGAAGAGCTAATTCATACAACATATCTGATTTGCATCACAAGTCCTGCTGTGGTACAGCATTTAAGAAGAATAAGGAAGTAAGCTGATGAAGAATGTGTTCAGTCTGAAAAGGAAACGGCATCATCTCAGCAGCAGTTGCTGCAGATGCTGCCCTTTCTCCACTGAgtagtctgctgtgggatggtctatatgtcaagttgctctgattggtcaataaataaaacattgattggccagtggccaggcaggaagtaggtgggacaaggagagaggagaattctgggaagcggaaggctgaggcagagagacactgccagccaccgccatgaccagcagcatgtgaagacaccggtaagccaccagccacgtggcaaggtatagatttatggaaatggattaatttaagatataagaacagttagctagccgggcggtggtggtgcatgcttttaatcccagcactcaggaggcagagggaggcggatctctgtgagttcaaggccagcctgggctaccaagtgagttccaggaaaggcgcaaagctacacaagaaaccctgtctcgaaaaaccaaaaaaaaaaaaaaaaaaaaaaaaaaaaaaaaaaaaaaaaaagaacagttagcaagaagcctgccacagccatacagtttgtaagcaatataagtctctgtgtttacttggttgggtctgagcggctgtgggactggtgggtgacagagttttcctgactgtgggcaaggcagaaaaactctagctacagttgtcTTCCTACCGAATCTTAGCAGTGGTCTCAGatgctcttctctttctcttcctacagATGCACTTCGCTTCCCCTTCctgttctcctcttcctcttttccattGTCAGAGAATTTTAAGAGTTTACCCAGGAATAACTGgtaaacacaaaacagactccatttgtgtgtgtgtgtgtgtgtgtgtgtgtgtgtgtgctttttggtttgttttgatattgttttgtgttattggtttgggttttctgtactttgagagacagagagagagagacagagaaaaacagagacagagacaggttgGTGAGTAGGAAAGTAGGTAGGTAGGCTCTTGGAGGagttgtggggggaggggaaagaatatgatgtAGAAAAAAGTTTTACCCTAGCATTTTTGCTTGTGatctattttttaatgatttttaattacatgtggtGTAAGACTTTCACTGTACCCTTGGCATGTAAACATTCATCTAGTTTCCCTAAAACTTTTTGTTGGAAATAATTAATCTTTCCCAGGAGTTCCATTGTCATAAGCAAGCTGGACTCATCAATGTGAATTCATTTTTGAAGCTTAAACTCAATCTCTGCTCCACGGATTTCTGCTTTCTCCATCCCAGCTTTGACTTACACAGCTCAGTAGGCAGCTGTGAAATGGAGAACCACTCAACTTTGGTCTTCCCAGGACACTGTGGCCATGCTTGCCTCTCAAGTTTCCTTATGAAGTTTAGATTTTAAGGCAGAGTTCTGAAACAAAGCCCTGTGATGTTTACAGGGCGGCACTGGAGGAAAGGGCTTTATTTTGTGACTATCATCATTATCACCCACTGAAACTTTCCAGACTAGGAAAATGGAATCTCCATTTAAATAAACTTTGCTTTTGAAATGGTTTGTACTAGTTAAGAGATAAAGCCTGAGTATTTGTTTACATTATATCtaaagaattttgttgttgttgtttttgaggttACAGTAAGTACAATTGTCCAGTTCTTGCATCAGAGAATGGTTTTCTAAAACAATAATAGGAACATCCCATGGGCCTGCTCTCAGGAGGGCATGTGTAGGAAGAGCCCAGGCCAGGAGGACAGCCTGCACATCTCCACTTAGTGTGAGGAAGAGGGCAAGAGTCTCCCCAGGGCGAGCTTGACATCCTTGTTCCTCAGTGTATAGATGAGGGGGTTCAGGGTTGGGCTGAGCACTGAATACAGCACCGAAgtcactttgcttctttctgggCTGTAGCTGGAAGCAGGACTGATGTAGGCACAGAATACAGATGAGTAATACACACAGACCACGatgaggtgggaggagcaggtAGAAAATGCCTTCTTCTTGCCCTCAGCAGAGCGCATGTGCAGAATGCTGGTGATGATGCAGCCATAGGAGAGTAAGGTGAGGATGAAGTTGATGCCTCCATAAAAGGCATCTGCCACAAGAGTCATGATACTATTAATACGTGTGGAgctgcaggagaggaggaggagtggggggatcTCACAGAAGAAGTGGGTGATGACCTTGGGGCCACAGAATGACAGCCTTGTCATCAGACCAGTGTGGACAGATGCATTCAGAGCACAGATGGACCACACACCCATGGCTAGGGCCCCACACACGTGTGGGCTCATCCTAGAGCTGTAGTGCAGGGGATGGCAGATGGCCAtgtagcggtcataggccatgactGTGAGCAGCAGCAACTCAGAAGACAAAGaccacagaaggaagaagagctggGCCATGCACCCCTTGAAGGAGATGGTGTTTTCATCAGATACTAGGCCAAGCAGTGCCTTGGGCAGCACGGAGGAGGTGCAGACAATATCCATGGTGGCCAGGTTGCacaggaaaaagtacatgggacTGTGGAGCCCAGTACTGGAGGTGACCAAAGCTATGATGACAATGTTGCCTAGTAGAGCCATTGTGTAGAGGGACAGGAAGCAGCCAATCAAGAGCAATCTTAGACCAGTGTGCTCTGAGAACCCTTCCAGCACAAACTCTGTCACCATTGTCTGGTTGGGACTCAACATCATGATGGAGAATATCCGTTTCACAACTGTGTATGTTAGCTCCTGAGAAAATATCACAGTTTACCACTTCAAATCTGGTTTCTAAACTTGGTCATCTCAAAATTCTCTGCTGTCTGAAAGGGAAGGAGTGAATGTATTTCCATCATAGAAGCCTCTTGTCTTTTATTGTCCATATCATACTGTTGGGAGaccacatatattttatttacttttggtatCTCACCTAGAAACTTTCCCTGTGTAGATTTGGATCAACAGGACATCTGAACCTACTTCATCTTCTTGACTATGTGGGTTGAGTGGAGCATCCCTTACTCAGGACCTGCTCATGCTTTACTGCTCTGTCACCTGTAAGCAGTGTGTTCTGCACACGGTGCTGGAAACACAGC
The sequence above is drawn from the Peromyscus leucopus breed LL Stock chromosome 1, UCI_PerLeu_2.1, whole genome shotgun sequence genome and encodes:
- the LOC114695033 gene encoding olfactory receptor 13A1-like isoform X2, translated to MMLSPNQTMVTEFVLEGFSEHTGLRLLLIGCFLSLYTMALLGNIVIIALVTSSTGLHSPMYFFLCNLATMDIVCTSSVLPKALLGLVSDENTISFKGCMAQLFFLLWSLSSELLLLTVMAYDRYMAICHPLHYSSRMSPHVCGALAMGVWSICALNASVHTGLMTRLSFCGPKVITHFFCEIPPLLLLSCSSTRINSIMTLVADAFYGGINFILTLLSYGCIITSILHMRSAEGKKKAFSTCSSHLIVVCVYYSSVFCAYISPASSYSPERSKVTSVLYSVLSPTLNPLIYTLRNKDVKLALGRLLPSSSH
- the LOC114695033 gene encoding olfactory receptor 13A1-like isoform X1 — its product is MRLFAQQYSLCETHPSPQLTGPNQTMVTEFVLEGFSEHTGLRLLLIGCFLSLYTMALLGNIVIIALVTSSTGLHSPMYFFLCNLATMDIVCTSSVLPKALLGLVSDENTISFKGCMAQLFFLLWSLSSELLLLTVMAYDRYMAICHPLHYSSRMSPHVCGALAMGVWSICALNASVHTGLMTRLSFCGPKVITHFFCEIPPLLLLSCSSTRINSIMTLVADAFYGGINFILTLLSYGCIITSILHMRSAEGKKKAFSTCSSHLIVVCVYYSSVFCAYISPASSYSPERSKVTSVLYSVLSPTLNPLIYTLRNKDVKLALGRLLPSSSH